In Anopheles gambiae chromosome 2, idAnoGambNW_F1_1, whole genome shotgun sequence, a single window of DNA contains:
- the LOC1273767 gene encoding peroxisomal multifunctional enzyme type 2 — protein sequence MALKSDPVFERIAKRLESIDPNNRQVQQVYKFRIQQNGTVVKTWVLDLKAVKLTEGDGPAEATLTMEDDIMFALGTGAMPAKEALAQDKLDVEGQVELIFLLEPFIASLKK from the coding sequence ATGGCCCTCAAgtccgatcccgtcttcgagCGTATTGCCAAGCGTCTGGAGAGCATCGACCCGAACAACCGCCAGGTGCAGCAGGTGTACAAGTTCCGCATCCAGCAGAACGGCACGGTCGTCAAGACCTGGGTGCTGGACCTGAAGGCGGTCAAGCTGACCGAGGGCGATGGTCCGGCCGAGGCCACCCTTACCATGGAGGATGACATCATGTTCGCCCTCGGCACCGGTGCCATGCCGGCCAAGGAGGCCCTCGCCCAGGACAAGCTGGACGTGGAGGGACAGGTCGAGCTGATCTTCCTGCTGGAGCCGTTCATTGCTTCACTCAAGAAGTAA